CCCCTCCCACTGACTTGCCCTTCAGTGATAGCCAGCCATTGGGTAGATTGGAGTCCTGCTGTCTAATTTCACCTTAAATAAAAAGGGAATATGAAAAGCAAACCTTTTGGACCCACTGTTATAATATAGTAAGAAGTGGACTAATATCTGCAGCTTGCTGCTTAAACTGTTTTTGTGTGGTTTAAGCAAAAACCTTTATTTCctgaatttgtttttcagagttGCAGCTGTAGAACTGATGAATTAATAGCAAGctctttttttgttaaaatatcAAGAATGTTTTCCTTGTTGAGAACTTTATAAAATTGAAACACAGTGTTTTTGAAACATTAACAGCTAGTCTATAATTTAAGAATCTCTTTGAATATCAACTAAAATCTTTCTTCATTATTTAAAGGCACTTTTTTTAGCTCATGGCATACAAACAGTCATCCTaagttattttggtttttttcctcaccaGCTTTGtcacaggacaagaggaagcTATGGTGTGCATTCCTTGCATTGTCATTCCGGTCCTCCTCTGGGTCTACAAGAAATTCCTGGAACCATATATCTATCCCATTATCGCACCTTTAATTAAGCATGTGTGGCCCAAGAAAGCTGTGCAAGAAACAATAGCCACAAAACAAGGTCGAGGAGGCAGCAGTGGAAATCCACAGGCACCTTCAGCCACAAAAAGAGATCAGGAGGATGAATCTGGAATTTATAAAGTAAGATTAATGCATTTAGCTAACCAGGGAAACTGCAGATAAAGGACCCAGCCATAGTtaagcaggagcacagcaaaagaataaattattgCATGTTTTTAGACAGTTTTGTGGCTATTTTCTTATGAAAGGGAGTTGCTGGTACTGAGCCAACTAGAAATAGTTACTTCAAGACAGCTTCTGGTAGGTCTTGGAAAGATAGGAATTGCACCTGTTTTCTGAAACAgcttagtttttttttttttttttttttttaatgactgacTATTCTTTCAGagaataaaaaagagaagaaaaaaattgaa
Above is a genomic segment from Haemorhous mexicanus isolate bHaeMex1 chromosome W, bHaeMex1.pri, whole genome shotgun sequence containing:
- the LOC132341434 gene encoding UPF0729 protein C18orf32-like, with the translated sequence MVCIPCIVIPVLLWVYKKFLEPYIYPIIAPLIKHVWPKKAVQETIATKQGRGGSSGNPQAPSATKRDQEDESGIYKFESNGVAIGIATKRYTKVCDKKMD